Proteins from a genomic interval of Sulfurospirillum oryzae:
- a CDS encoding HD-GYP domain-containing protein, whose product MSVLSEPLFHNIPLCAIKPGMQLDFNLYLERENKFHLIVEKGDIYPEKLTDNIKNTNDLSEYFYIHLTEKPSYDNHIESYLKKISSDDTIPLNEKSLLVYKSTSDAINDLLKNPESKKSLERTKTLVDHTINIILNYDTSIKSMMSIGSHDYYTYTHSVDVSVFVIGFANYLGFSFENLRNIGYAAMMHDIGKNKIPHEIINKNGKLTDEEFSLMKSHPCHSYDVLKFHDEINEDILMGVRSHHEKARGNGYPDGLKLHEINDFAKIISLCDIFSALTTKRSYKNAFSSFKSLQMMKQEMINDFDEKLFYDFIRFIGKSCTHN is encoded by the coding sequence ATGTCCGTTTTGAGTGAACCGCTTTTTCATAATATACCATTATGTGCTATTAAACCTGGGATGCAACTTGATTTCAATCTTTATTTAGAAAGAGAAAATAAGTTTCATCTGATTGTTGAAAAAGGCGATATATATCCTGAAAAGCTAACGGATAACATCAAAAACACCAATGATTTATCAGAATATTTTTATATCCATCTTACCGAAAAACCATCATACGATAACCACATAGAGTCCTATTTAAAAAAAATTTCATCTGATGATACAATTCCGCTCAATGAAAAATCTCTCTTGGTTTACAAAAGTACTTCAGACGCCATCAACGATCTTTTAAAGAACCCTGAGTCTAAAAAATCTTTAGAACGAACCAAAACATTGGTCGATCATACAATAAACATTATTTTAAATTATGACACATCCATTAAAAGCATGATGAGTATAGGCTCACATGATTACTATACCTATACCCACTCCGTCGATGTAAGCGTTTTTGTCATAGGCTTTGCAAATTATTTAGGATTCTCATTTGAAAATCTTCGCAATATTGGATATGCAGCAATGATGCATGATATTGGTAAAAACAAAATTCCACATGAAATTATAAATAAAAATGGAAAACTGACAGATGAAGAATTTTCACTAATGAAGAGCCACCCATGCCATAGCTATGATGTACTCAAATTTCACGATGAAATCAATGAAGATATTCTTATGGGTGTACGAAGCCATCATGAAAAAGCTCGTGGCAATGGATACCCAGATGGTTTAAAACTGCATGAGATCAATGATTTTGCAAAAATAATTTCACTCTGTGATATTTTTAGCGCATTAACAACAAAGCGTTCCTACAAAAATGCCTTTAGCTCTTTCAAGTCTCTTCAAATGATGAAACAAGAGATGATCAATGATTTTGATGAAAAACTCTTCTATGACTTTATACGCTTCATAGGAAAAAGCTGCACACACAATTAG
- a CDS encoding 4Fe-4S dicluster domain-containing protein → MSHLTSREGYTHLIERLNRFPLGAPPSQTLYEILSLLFTPKEAQLVSLLPIKPFKTQTAAQIWKVTVLEAQKTLDTLCSKALLLDIEQEGSSTYVLPPPMAGFFEFTLMRTGGHVDQTVISKLFYQYLSVEEEFIKALFTGETKPGRAFVNENALSPQNSLHVLDYERASHIIESSKYMGVGMCYCRHKKQHLGTACDAPIDICMTFGNTAHSLSKYGYTRLVEKSEGLELLEKAREHKLVQFGENAQSGVNFICNCCSCCCEALTAARRFAFLNPVETTNFLPEIDLTCNGCCQCAQACPVEAISMVSAHDPQKPKKMKATLDENRCLGCGVCVTTCKDHVISLKERAKRIITPINTAHKTVMMAIERGKLQDLIFDNQALWNHRAMAAILGVLLKLPPIKQIMASEQIKSRYFAKLLANIK, encoded by the coding sequence ATGTCACATCTCACATCCCGTGAAGGTTATACGCATCTTATTGAAAGACTCAACCGCTTTCCTTTAGGTGCGCCTCCTTCACAAACCCTCTATGAAATTCTAAGCCTTCTTTTTACACCCAAAGAAGCCCAGTTAGTTTCACTTCTTCCCATTAAGCCTTTTAAGACTCAAACGGCTGCCCAAATTTGGAAAGTAACTGTTTTAGAAGCACAAAAAACACTCGATACGCTCTGCTCAAAAGCACTACTTCTTGACATTGAACAAGAAGGAAGCTCTACGTATGTGCTCCCTCCTCCTATGGCTGGTTTTTTTGAGTTTACCTTAATGCGCACAGGTGGGCATGTCGATCAAACCGTTATTTCGAAGCTTTTTTACCAATACCTTAGTGTAGAAGAGGAGTTCATCAAAGCACTCTTTACGGGGGAGACAAAACCTGGTCGAGCCTTTGTCAATGAAAATGCACTCTCGCCTCAAAATAGCCTACATGTGCTTGATTATGAACGTGCTTCACATATCATTGAAAGTTCCAAATATATGGGTGTTGGCATGTGCTATTGCCGACATAAAAAACAACATCTAGGAACGGCTTGCGACGCTCCTATCGATATTTGTATGACATTTGGCAACACTGCACATTCTCTTTCAAAATATGGCTACACAAGACTCGTAGAAAAAAGTGAAGGGTTAGAACTGCTAGAGAAAGCAAGAGAGCATAAGTTGGTACAGTTTGGAGAAAATGCTCAAAGCGGAGTTAATTTTATCTGCAACTGTTGTAGTTGTTGTTGTGAAGCTCTCACCGCCGCTCGTCGTTTTGCTTTTTTAAATCCTGTGGAAACCACCAATTTTTTACCCGAAATTGATCTGACATGTAATGGTTGTTGCCAATGCGCTCAGGCTTGTCCTGTGGAGGCTATCTCAATGGTTTCAGCACACGATCCGCAAAAACCTAAAAAAATGAAAGCGACTCTGGATGAAAATCGCTGTCTGGGTTGTGGGGTATGTGTCACGACGTGCAAAGATCATGTTATCTCTCTCAAAGAGCGTGCTAAACGCATCATTACACCCATCAATACCGCACATAAAACGGTTATGATGGCGATAGAGCGAGGGAAACTGCAAGATCTCATTTTTGATAATCAAGCACTTTGGAACCACCGCGCTATGGCAGCTATTTTAGGAGTCCTGCTCAAACTGCCACCAATTAAACAGATCATGGCAAGTGAACAGATCAAATCGCGTTATTTTGCAAAACTTTTGGCAAATATAAAATAA
- a CDS encoding DUF1847 domain-containing protein has product MKEDEKELSCAECGTLNCHKHESRYPKFCLTTNVDEKMLEESLECYKDEDGIDRKIALAAADIEGKYYGQLTRVEEILAFARRIDAKKIGIASCVGLAAESKVFAEILKVNGFEVFMAICKVGSRDKCEIGLKEEQKIRPNTFEPMCNPILQAKYLNKAKTDLNVIMGLCVGHDSLFIKYAKATTTYLVVKDRVLGHNPVVALYTTGTYYKKLLSPKEY; this is encoded by the coding sequence ATGAAAGAAGATGAAAAAGAGCTCAGTTGTGCCGAGTGTGGAACGCTGAACTGTCATAAGCACGAAAGCCGTTATCCTAAGTTTTGTTTGACGACCAATGTCGATGAGAAGATGCTAGAAGAGTCTCTTGAATGTTATAAAGATGAAGATGGAATTGATCGTAAAATTGCGCTGGCAGCCGCTGACATTGAGGGTAAGTACTATGGACAGCTCACACGCGTTGAAGAGATTTTGGCATTTGCAAGGCGCATTGATGCGAAGAAAATTGGCATTGCCTCATGCGTAGGACTCGCAGCTGAGTCAAAAGTCTTTGCAGAAATTCTCAAAGTTAACGGCTTTGAAGTTTTCATGGCGATCTGTAAAGTAGGCTCACGTGATAAATGTGAAATAGGACTCAAAGAAGAGCAAAAAATTCGCCCCAATACCTTTGAGCCTATGTGCAATCCTATACTTCAAGCTAAGTATCTAAACAAAGCCAAAACAGATCTCAATGTCATTATGGGTTTGTGTGTTGGTCATGACTCGCTTTTCATCAAATACGCCAAAGCAACGACAACGTATCTTGTTGTAAAAGACCGTGTTTTAGGGCACAACCCTGTCGTTGCACTTTACACCACAGGTACATACTACAAAAAACTTTTAAGCCCAAAAGAGTACTAA
- a CDS encoding YggS family pyridoxal phosphate-dependent enzyme, which produces METKNFVNTFDEILTRIEQARLHVSQHHIVKIVAASKSATPLMIEAMYNIGQRSFGENKVQDMSDKVHALAHLPLEWHFIGRLQTNKINQLIDLDPFLMHSLSSLELAQEMDKRLHVKNKTMNVLLQINSAYEDQKAGVMPEVAFEVYEQIMLTCKNLHLKGVMSIGAHCEDTAIIQKSFETTHKIYESLQAHGAKYCSMGMSSDFELAIACGSNMVRLGSILFK; this is translated from the coding sequence ATGGAAACTAAAAATTTTGTAAACACATTTGATGAAATTCTCACTCGTATTGAGCAAGCGCGCCTACATGTAAGCCAACATCACATCGTCAAAATCGTAGCGGCAAGTAAAAGCGCAACGCCTTTGATGATTGAAGCAATGTACAACATCGGTCAACGCTCTTTTGGTGAAAACAAAGTACAAGACATGAGCGATAAAGTTCATGCACTTGCGCATTTGCCTCTAGAATGGCATTTTATCGGACGCTTACAAACCAATAAGATCAATCAACTCATTGATCTTGATCCTTTTTTAATGCACTCATTAAGCTCATTAGAGCTTGCTCAAGAGATGGATAAACGTTTACATGTAAAGAATAAAACGATGAATGTGTTACTTCAAATTAACAGTGCGTATGAAGACCAAAAAGCAGGTGTAATGCCTGAGGTTGCATTTGAAGTGTATGAGCAAATCATGCTTACATGTAAAAATCTTCATCTAAAAGGCGTTATGAGTATCGGCGCTCACTGTGAAGATACTGCCATCATCCAAAAAAGCTTTGAAACGACACATAAAATTTACGAATCACTGCAAGCTCATGGTGCAAAATACTGCTCTATGGGAATGAGCTCTGATTTTGAACTTGCCATTGCCTGCGGATCTAATATGGTTCGATTAGGAAGCATTCTATTTAAATAA
- the pgsA gene encoding CDP-diacylglycerol--glycerol-3-phosphate 3-phosphatidyltransferase translates to MMNLPNLLASLRIGLAPLMFVLLVNRDLPLFASLHPSWIDFFAALIFVIASATDFFDGYIARSWNQMTQLGAILDPLADKMLTLAAFLGLMMIDRANPWAIFLILTREFFITGLRVAAMGEGKDIAASMAGKVKTVLQMIAIGFLMMNWPYANLLLWAAVALTLYSGYEYIIGYTKKESH, encoded by the coding sequence ATGATGAACCTTCCTAATCTTTTAGCCTCTTTACGCATAGGTTTAGCACCACTCATGTTTGTCCTCTTGGTCAATCGTGACTTGCCTCTTTTTGCAAGTTTACATCCAAGCTGGATAGACTTTTTTGCGGCTTTGATTTTTGTGATCGCAAGCGCTACCGATTTCTTCGATGGCTACATTGCGCGCAGTTGGAATCAAATGACACAATTAGGCGCCATTCTAGATCCCCTAGCTGATAAAATGCTCACTTTAGCGGCATTTCTTGGTCTAATGATGATAGATCGAGCCAATCCATGGGCGATCTTTCTCATCCTTACACGCGAATTTTTCATTACAGGTCTTCGTGTAGCGGCAATGGGCGAAGGTAAGGATATTGCGGCAAGTATGGCTGGAAAAGTCAAAACCGTTCTTCAGATGATCGCCATTGGCTTTTTAATGATGAACTGGCCTTATGCAAACCTTTTACTCTGGGCAGCCGTTGCTCTAACACTCTACTCAGGCTATGAATACATCATCGGATACACTAAAAAAGAGAGCCATTAA
- a CDS encoding enoyl-ACP reductase: MKGKTLVISGGTRGIGQAIVYEFAQAGVNVAFTYNSNEELAKEQVKDLETKYGIKAKAYPLNILEPETYKDLFLEIDKDFDRIDFFISNAIISGRPVVGGYTKFMKLKPRGINNIFTATVNAFVVGAQEAAKRMEKVGGGSIISLSSTGNLVYIENYAGHGTAKAAVETMVRYAAAELGCMGIRVNAVSGGPIETDALRAFTNYEEVRDITAKLSPLGRMGQPQDLAGACLFLCSDKASWITGHTMLIDGGTTFK, encoded by the coding sequence ATGAAGGGGAAAACACTTGTCATTAGCGGCGGTACTAGAGGTATCGGTCAAGCCATTGTTTATGAATTTGCCCAAGCAGGTGTGAATGTTGCATTTACCTATAACTCAAATGAAGAGTTAGCAAAAGAGCAAGTAAAAGACTTGGAAACAAAATATGGCATTAAAGCAAAAGCTTATCCACTCAATATTTTAGAACCAGAGACCTACAAAGATCTTTTTTTAGAGATCGACAAAGATTTTGATCGTATTGACTTTTTTATCTCTAATGCGATCATCTCAGGTCGTCCTGTTGTAGGTGGATATACCAAGTTTATGAAACTTAAACCTCGTGGTATCAATAACATCTTTACGGCAACCGTTAACGCATTTGTTGTAGGCGCTCAAGAAGCAGCAAAACGTATGGAAAAAGTGGGTGGAGGAAGTATCATCTCTCTTTCATCAACAGGTAACCTCGTTTACATTGAAAACTATGCAGGTCATGGTACCGCAAAAGCAGCTGTTGAAACCATGGTTCGTTACGCTGCGGCTGAACTTGGTTGCATGGGAATTCGCGTTAATGCCGTGAGTGGTGGCCCCATTGAAACAGATGCTTTAAGAGCATTTACAAACTATGAAGAAGTTCGCGACATTACAGCTAAACTTTCACCTTTGGGTCGTATGGGTCAACCACAAGACTTAGCGGGCGCATGTCTGTTTCTCTGTTCAGATAAGGCATCATGGATTACAGGGCATACCATGTTAATTGATGGTGGAACAACGTTTAAATGA
- a CDS encoding MarC family protein: MSNLSAFFAIYVKFFFIMTPFFVTTIFLSMTKGIDESDKKRLAIKVTLAISITCLIILFFGKYIFELFGITLDAFRIGAGALLFLTAVDLVQKDINAEPTCKTDILKHAVVPLAIPVTVGPGTVGALMVMGADMNSVEDLLLGSSALLSAIFSIGLLLYLSGHIERLIGRTGLVVFSKVTGLVLAALSAQLIFTGIKNFLH, from the coding sequence ATGAGTAACCTCTCAGCTTTTTTTGCGATTTATGTTAAATTCTTTTTCATTATGACACCCTTTTTTGTTACGACTATTTTTTTATCGATGACAAAGGGCATTGATGAGAGCGACAAAAAGCGCCTTGCAATTAAAGTAACCCTTGCCATTTCAATCACGTGTCTGATTATTCTCTTTTTTGGAAAATATATTTTTGAACTTTTTGGCATTACCCTTGATGCCTTTCGTATTGGTGCGGGTGCACTTCTTTTTTTAACCGCTGTTGATTTGGTGCAAAAAGACATTAACGCAGAACCTACCTGCAAAACAGACATCTTAAAACATGCCGTCGTCCCTTTGGCGATTCCTGTCACTGTAGGACCCGGAACTGTGGGTGCTTTAATGGTCATGGGTGCAGATATGAACAGTGTTGAAGACTTGCTCTTGGGGTCAAGTGCGCTTTTATCGGCTATTTTTAGTATTGGATTGTTGCTGTATCTTTCAGGGCATATTGAAAGACTCATTGGTCGTACGGGACTTGTTGTTTTTAGTAAAGTCACGGGACTTGTGCTTGCAGCACTCTCAGCTCAACTTATCTTTACAGGCATCAAAAACTTTTTACATTAA
- the dapA gene encoding 4-hydroxy-tetrahydrodipicolinate synthase produces MHHSLQGAMTALITPFKNGKLDEVHYAKLIERQIKNGIDVVVPVGTTGESATLDHDEHRRCIEIAVDVCSKSDVKVLAGAGSNATHEAIGLAKFAQAHGAHGILSVTPYYNKPTQEGLFQHYKAIASSVDIPVLLYNVPGRTGCDLLPDTIFRLYDACPNIFGVKEATGSIDRCVDLLAHQPKLAVFSGEDAINYPILSNGGSGVISVTSNILPDQISELTHLALAGDFHGAKAINDSLYEINKTLFCESNPIPIKAAMYIAGLLETLEYRLPLCAPSNENMKRIENTLKKYTIKGF; encoded by the coding sequence ATGCACCACTCGTTACAAGGAGCGATGACCGCGCTTATTACACCATTTAAAAATGGAAAACTCGATGAAGTTCACTATGCAAAATTGATAGAAAGACAGATTAAAAATGGCATTGATGTTGTTGTTCCTGTGGGTACAACGGGTGAAAGTGCAACACTTGATCACGACGAACACCGCCGTTGTATCGAAATTGCTGTTGATGTCTGCTCAAAAAGTGATGTTAAAGTCCTTGCAGGGGCTGGAAGCAATGCAACCCATGAAGCCATTGGATTGGCTAAGTTTGCACAAGCACATGGCGCACACGGTATTCTTTCAGTTACACCCTACTACAACAAACCAACGCAAGAAGGTCTTTTTCAACACTATAAAGCCATTGCAAGCTCTGTAGATATTCCCGTCCTTTTATACAATGTACCGGGACGTACAGGCTGTGATTTACTCCCTGATACCATCTTTAGACTCTATGATGCATGCCCAAATATCTTTGGCGTTAAAGAAGCAACGGGTTCTATTGATCGTTGTGTTGATTTACTGGCTCATCAGCCCAAATTGGCTGTCTTTAGCGGTGAAGATGCGATTAACTACCCTATTCTCTCAAATGGAGGGTCAGGTGTTATTTCTGTGACATCAAACATTTTGCCAGATCAAATCTCGGAGCTTACGCATTTAGCACTAGCAGGCGATTTTCATGGAGCAAAAGCCATTAATGACTCACTTTATGAGATCAACAAAACTCTTTTCTGTGAAAGTAACCCTATTCCTATAAAAGCGGCAATGTATATCGCAGGCTTGCTTGAAACATTGGAATATCGTCTACCACTCTGCGCGCCAAGCAACGAGAATATGAAACGTATTGAAAATACACTCAAAAAATATACGATTAAAGGATTTTAA
- the rseP gene encoding RIP metalloprotease RseP, whose protein sequence is MGTLTSILVLSFLIFFHELGHFLAARFFGVHVEVFSIGFGKKIFTKIVGNTEYCLSLIPLGGYVQMKGQDDRDPTKVSYDADSYNTKAPWKRIIILFAGPFSNFLLAFLLFMAVGAMGVSKYAPIIGKISENSPALEAGLQENDRIVMINGIVIEAWDEVSAIIQKSMDKIELKVERAGSVQTLLLTPKISEYQNMFGETKQKKMIGVAPSGKTIEVVYGANELFGFAYDQTAKATTLILTSLQKLVEGVVSPKELGGIISIVQVTSEASAAGLVALFALIALISVNLGVINLLPIPALDGGHIMFNTYELITKKAPNERILINMTTAGWVLLLSLMAFSIFNDIYRLTNGN, encoded by the coding sequence ATGGGAACACTTACTTCCATTTTAGTTCTCTCTTTTCTTATTTTTTTCCATGAATTGGGTCACTTCTTAGCTGCTCGTTTTTTTGGTGTACACGTTGAAGTTTTTAGCATCGGATTTGGTAAAAAAATCTTCACAAAAATTGTCGGTAACACAGAGTATTGCCTCTCGCTGATTCCTCTAGGTGGATATGTGCAGATGAAAGGGCAAGACGACCGTGATCCCACTAAAGTAAGCTATGATGCGGACAGCTACAACACAAAAGCACCATGGAAGCGTATTATCATTCTTTTTGCGGGTCCTTTTTCAAATTTTTTACTAGCGTTTCTTCTTTTTATGGCTGTCGGAGCAATGGGGGTTAGCAAATACGCGCCTATCATTGGTAAAATCAGTGAAAACTCCCCTGCCCTTGAAGCGGGACTTCAGGAAAATGACCGTATTGTCATGATCAATGGTATTGTGATTGAGGCGTGGGATGAAGTCAGTGCAATCATTCAAAAAAGCATGGATAAAATCGAGCTAAAAGTGGAACGTGCAGGAAGTGTGCAAACACTCCTTTTAACCCCTAAAATTAGTGAATATCAAAATATGTTTGGCGAAACAAAGCAAAAGAAAATGATTGGGGTTGCACCAAGTGGTAAAACGATTGAAGTGGTTTATGGCGCCAATGAACTTTTTGGTTTTGCTTATGATCAAACTGCCAAAGCAACGACACTCATTTTAACAAGTCTGCAAAAACTTGTTGAAGGTGTTGTCTCACCTAAAGAGTTGGGTGGCATTATCTCTATTGTTCAAGTGACATCAGAAGCAAGTGCCGCTGGGCTTGTCGCACTTTTTGCCTTAATTGCTCTTATTTCAGTCAATCTTGGTGTCATCAATCTTTTGCCTATTCCAGCTCTTGATGGTGGACATATTATGTTCAATACTTACGAGCTAATCACTAAAAAAGCACCTAATGAACGTATTCTTATAAACATGACAACGGCTGGTTGGGTACTACTGTTGAGCCTCATGGCTTTTAGCATTTTTAATGACATTTACAGGTTAACTAATGGAAACTAA
- a CDS encoding M16 family metallopeptidase, whose amino-acid sequence MANSLPEHFTKTLENGLQIVVIPMNNKSDVITTDIFYKVGSGNEIMGKSGIAHMLEHLNFKSTKNLKTGEFDEIVKGFGGVNNASTGFDYTHYFIKSSSKNLPKSLELFAELMQNLKLTDEEFQPERNVVLEERLWRTDNSPIGYLYFRLFNNAFTYHPYHWTPIGFKEDIKNWSIEDIRSFHSKYYQPSNAIVVVAGDITPEVVFNNVAKYFGEIKNTMPIPAAHHQVEPQQDGAKRLLIKKESEVEMVAIAYKIPNFTHEDQVALSALSELLSSGKSSKLHRTLVDEKQLVNQIYGYAMEAKDPSIFLFLAVCNPGVKAESVEAEILKIIDSLKKGNVSDKDIEKIKINTKADFIHNLESSSELASLFGSYYAKGDITPLLNYEEGINKLKKEDIIKAVNKYLLPQSSTTVILRKDY is encoded by the coding sequence ATGGCTAACTCTCTTCCTGAGCACTTTACCAAAACGTTGGAGAATGGCCTACAAATTGTTGTTATTCCTATGAACAATAAAAGTGATGTCATTACCACAGACATTTTTTATAAAGTCGGAAGCGGCAATGAAATCATGGGAAAAAGCGGCATCGCTCACATGTTGGAGCACCTCAATTTCAAATCAACAAAAAACCTTAAAACAGGTGAATTTGATGAAATCGTCAAAGGATTTGGTGGTGTCAATAATGCTTCAACAGGTTTTGATTATACGCATTATTTCATCAAAAGCTCTTCGAAGAATTTACCAAAATCTTTAGAGCTTTTTGCAGAACTCATGCAAAATCTTAAACTTACCGATGAAGAGTTTCAACCAGAGCGCAATGTTGTTCTTGAAGAAAGACTTTGGAGAACCGATAACTCGCCGATTGGCTATTTGTATTTTAGACTTTTTAATAATGCATTTACCTATCATCCTTACCACTGGACACCGATAGGATTTAAAGAGGATATTAAAAACTGGAGCATTGAAGATATTCGTAGTTTTCACTCCAAATATTATCAACCTTCCAATGCCATCGTTGTTGTGGCTGGTGATATTACGCCCGAAGTTGTTTTTAACAATGTTGCAAAGTATTTTGGTGAAATAAAAAATACAATGCCAATTCCTGCCGCACATCATCAAGTTGAACCACAACAAGATGGTGCAAAGCGCCTTCTTATTAAAAAAGAGAGTGAAGTGGAAATGGTAGCGATTGCCTATAAGATTCCAAACTTCACACATGAAGATCAAGTTGCACTTTCAGCATTAAGTGAACTTCTAAGTAGTGGAAAGAGCAGTAAGCTCCACCGTACTTTAGTGGATGAAAAACAATTGGTCAACCAAATCTACGGCTACGCTATGGAAGCGAAAGATCCTTCGATCTTTCTGTTTTTAGCAGTCTGTAACCCCGGTGTGAAAGCGGAAAGCGTTGAAGCAGAGATATTAAAAATTATTGATAGTCTAAAAAAAGGCAATGTAAGCGATAAAGATATTGAAAAGATAAAGATCAATACAAAAGCCGATTTTATTCATAATTTAGAAAGTTCAAGTGAGTTAGCCTCACTGTTTGGTTCTTACTATGCCAAGGGGGACATTACCCCGTTACTAAATTATGAAGAGGGCATCAATAAGCTCAAAAAAGAAGATATAATCAAAGCTGTTAACAAATATTTACTCCCACAGTCCTCTACGACTGTGATATTAAGAAAGGATTATTAA
- a CDS encoding ABC transporter permease: MKIFWAVVGKELLSFIRSWQLVFVVLYAFSFEVYIAGSGIELKPRNIAVGYIDASGGGLSQKFLSYFHAPEFLEPILFESQEKLSQAVFDKEIMVGLVFDDTFEQNFRKNHHTSLHVLLDATAASQAFTALSYLQNIAINFTARTFPVELVTHKLFNENADNHTFMALTELLSIVTLLSVILTAVVFVKEKEDGTWDIMLLMPVNAKIIILAKSFSQVIVVMVGIVISVGFVIFGVFDTPINGSFFAFMLLSFLYAFTGTGIGLFIAAIAKDVMQVAQLSIVIMLPLIFLSGAWTPIYAMHPLLQKFSLISPLRYYIEGTESIFFRGTPFLELYPYFLGVILVGSVVYLIGFRKIGRLF; the protein is encoded by the coding sequence ATGAAGATCTTTTGGGCAGTTGTGGGGAAGGAGTTACTGAGCTTCATACGCTCATGGCAGTTAGTCTTTGTAGTGCTGTATGCCTTTAGTTTTGAAGTGTACATCGCAGGCAGTGGCATCGAGCTTAAACCTCGTAATATCGCCGTGGGTTATATCGATGCAAGCGGAGGAGGGCTAAGTCAGAAATTTTTGAGTTACTTCCACGCCCCTGAGTTTTTAGAACCTATTTTATTTGAATCGCAAGAAAAACTCTCTCAAGCGGTGTTTGATAAAGAGATAATGGTAGGCTTAGTGTTTGATGATACCTTTGAACAAAATTTTCGCAAAAATCATCATACTAGCTTGCATGTTTTACTTGATGCTACAGCCGCTTCGCAAGCCTTTACGGCGCTGAGCTACTTGCAAAACATAGCGATCAATTTTACAGCACGGACTTTTCCAGTCGAACTTGTAACGCACAAACTGTTTAACGAAAATGCAGACAATCATACCTTTATGGCGCTTACGGAACTGCTCTCTATTGTAACGCTTTTATCGGTTATTTTAACAGCGGTTGTGTTTGTAAAAGAGAAAGAAGATGGCACATGGGACATCATGCTTTTAATGCCAGTGAATGCAAAAATCATTATTCTCGCCAAATCTTTCTCGCAGGTTATCGTTGTTATGGTGGGTATTGTTATTTCAGTAGGGTTTGTGATCTTTGGTGTTTTTGATACGCCTATCAATGGCTCATTTTTCGCTTTTATGTTACTGAGTTTTCTCTATGCCTTCACGGGGACTGGCATTGGGCTTTTCATTGCTGCGATTGCCAAAGATGTAATGCAAGTGGCTCAACTTTCCATCGTCATCATGTTACCACTCATTTTTCTCAGTGGGGCATGGACGCCGATTTATGCAATGCATCCGCTATTGCAGAAGTTTTCACTGATCTCTCCACTACGTTATTACATTGAAGGAACGGAGAGTATTTTCTTTAGAGGAACCCCTTTTTTAGAGCTATATCCGTACTTTTTAGGGGTAATATTGGTGGGGAGTGTGGTGTATCTGATAGGATTTCGTAAGATTGGGCGGTTGTTTTGA